The Spirosoma foliorum genome has a window encoding:
- a CDS encoding RagB/SusD family nutrient uptake outer membrane protein, with protein MNYIAKCLSFSLLLGTTMIACNSDFLNTKPLDKVSGDAVWADRSLSEAFVTDVYNGIRDGLLDQMSFDCQTDNALYSFGKQDVNEANVSPSNTGTIKSTMEWGAVYARIRAANIALAKLAKPTFDNSGDLAGRMRGEMYFMRAYLYNQLLRYYGAIPMIKTPYTLDEPDFTVARNTYEECVNAIVTDLDSASALLKGRSMAAGRATMGASMALKARVLLYAASDLHDIPTAKAKSSVIAGFANPELLGYVSGDRTTRWKRAQDAAKAVMDLNLYGYKLNLTAPVTPAEGQQNYINLSLSQNGGETDGIFLKYYIRASNDDWGSWFPRNNMPNGYHGWTSSEPTQQMVDNYEMMDGTKFDWKNPTHAAAPYENRDPRFYASILYDGAQWKPRTPDGAGIDPAGQIQMGEYEVGTSASPTKFSGLDTRNSTIENWNGTWTGYAIRKFFNTDVSIVDQNIRQEIPSIQIRFTEVVLNYAETCLMLGQEAEAKKWINAVRFRVGMPAITETGAALITRYQNERNVEMFMEDQRFYDVRRWMIAPTVLGQQARIIVIAGKLKPGKSVTTYKYSKDNYTYTYSVQDLGTGKENRKWNDKIYFLPISRDEINRNNKLIQNPGY; from the coding sequence ATGAATTATATAGCAAAGTGTTTATCGTTCAGTCTGCTGTTGGGCACAACGATGATCGCCTGTAACAGTGATTTCCTGAATACTAAGCCGCTTGATAAAGTATCGGGCGACGCCGTTTGGGCCGACCGTTCCCTCTCCGAAGCGTTTGTAACGGATGTATATAACGGCATTCGGGATGGTCTGCTGGATCAAATGAGCTTCGACTGTCAGACGGACAATGCCCTGTATAGCTTCGGCAAACAGGACGTTAATGAAGCAAACGTCAGCCCCTCCAATACCGGCACTATTAAAAGTACGATGGAGTGGGGAGCCGTCTACGCCCGCATTCGGGCCGCTAATATTGCCTTGGCAAAATTGGCTAAGCCTACGTTTGACAATAGTGGCGATTTGGCCGGTCGGATGCGTGGTGAGATGTATTTTATGCGCGCTTACCTCTACAACCAGTTACTGCGCTATTATGGGGCTATCCCTATGATCAAAACGCCTTATACGTTGGATGAGCCAGATTTTACCGTGGCCCGCAATACGTACGAGGAGTGTGTTAACGCCATCGTTACTGATCTGGACTCAGCCTCTGCGCTGTTAAAAGGCCGTAGCATGGCCGCTGGCCGGGCTACAATGGGGGCTTCTATGGCCCTGAAAGCACGGGTGTTGCTTTATGCTGCAAGTGATCTGCACGACATTCCAACGGCCAAAGCTAAGTCAAGTGTCATCGCTGGTTTCGCCAACCCAGAATTACTGGGCTACGTGAGTGGCGACCGCACTACTCGTTGGAAACGGGCACAAGATGCTGCGAAAGCCGTTATGGATCTGAATCTGTACGGTTACAAGCTGAACCTAACCGCGCCGGTTACTCCGGCCGAAGGTCAGCAGAACTACATTAACTTGTCGCTGTCGCAGAACGGAGGAGAAACTGATGGTATTTTCCTAAAGTACTACATCCGTGCCTCGAATGACGACTGGGGTTCCTGGTTCCCTCGTAACAATATGCCAAACGGTTACCATGGCTGGACTTCCAGTGAACCGACTCAGCAAATGGTCGATAACTACGAAATGATGGACGGTACGAAGTTCGATTGGAAGAACCCAACTCACGCAGCGGCTCCTTACGAAAATCGCGATCCCCGTTTCTATGCATCTATCCTGTATGACGGTGCACAGTGGAAACCACGTACACCCGATGGAGCAGGTATCGACCCAGCCGGTCAGATTCAGATGGGCGAATATGAAGTGGGCACTTCGGCCTCCCCTACCAAGTTTTCGGGCTTAGACACGCGGAACAGCACCATCGAAAACTGGAACGGTACCTGGACGGGCTACGCGATTCGTAAGTTCTTTAACACAGACGTTTCTATCGTGGATCAGAATATCCGTCAGGAAATTCCTTCGATCCAGATTCGGTTTACGGAAGTCGTGCTGAACTATGCAGAAACCTGCTTGATGCTGGGTCAGGAAGCTGAAGCGAAGAAATGGATCAACGCTGTTCGTTTCCGGGTCGGTATGCCTGCCATCACTGAAACGGGTGCTGCTCTGATAACGCGTTACCAGAATGAGCGAAACGTCGAAATGTTCATGGAGGATCAACGTTTCTATGATGTTCGTCGTTGGATGATTGCCCCAACTGTACTCGGTCAGCAAGCCCGCATTATTGTAATTGCAGGTAAGTTAAAACCAGGCAAGTCGGTTACGACTTACAAGTACAGTAAGGATAACTATACCTATACGTACAGCGTACAGGATCTGGGAACTGGGAAAGAAAACCGGAAATGGAACGATAAGATCTACTTCCTCCCTATCAGCCGAGACGAGATTAATCGGAACAACAAGTTGATTCAGAATCCCGGTTACTAA
- a CDS encoding SusC/RagA family TonB-linked outer membrane protein: MQKQCTHQKLFFLREDAFPTSTIRPRKIVFCSLFLFSLFCSIGAFAQSKVTGKVIDAQGLALPGVSIVVKGTTTGTVSSATGDYTLNLPKGNETLVFSYIGYVSQEIAATGRNSINITLASDDKMLNEVVVVGYGEQKKETVTGAVATVKGTDLIKSPAVNLSNSIAGRMPGVIATNASGEPGYDGAAIRIRGSNTLGNNDALIVIDGVPARAGGIDRLNPADIESMSVLKDASAAIYGSRAANGVILVTTKRGKSGKPELSYSFNQGFGQPTVIPKMASAAEYAQLNNEINLYNLPAQYWKDANAAFNTTGSYTLPDKSVAKAAFTPDDIKKFQDGSDPWGHPNTDWFGAALKTWSPQVRHTLQLVGGSENIKYLTSVNYQNQDAYYKNSATGYKQYDFRLNLDAKISKYINLVTGVVGRQENRFFPTVGAGDIFRMLARGYPNKPAFWPNGLPAPDIENGQQPVLVTTSATGYDRDTRYYLQSNASINITNPWVPGLKLTGSVALDKYIQQGKRWQTPWFVYSWDYTSYDPTTKEPLLQRVQKGPAQSTLNQYTNDQFNSLLSGILSYDHTFGASHAITLLAGITKEQSNSNGFSGFRQYFNSTAIDQLFAGSQTQQIANTTAAWERARMSYFGRAAYNYKEKYLAEFLWRYDGSYMFPAASRWGFFPGVTAGWRISEEDFFKKALPVVSSLKLRASWGQLGNDQVYFNNTLREYDYLPTYAYGDAVNSNWGYVINNQVAQTLYENGVPNTKLTWEVANNADIGLEGSLLNGKVFFEFDVFQNKRSNILWRQSASIPQTTGATLPATNIGRVTNKGYEFRVGYNGQAGDLKFNVSVNGGYAKNTITFWDEVPGAPEWQRSTGKPIPSDVNNPNNANGTLLYQYDGIFSTQAEIDANKLDYSGVGASLLRPGDMKLKDIDGNGKIDANDRVRADRNNQPRFQGGLNASVRYKNFDLSILFQGSAGGQIFLQTESGTIGNFLKYSYDHRWTVDNPSTVDPRIVDRSNQYFSNGTSYWLRSTDYIRLKNLELGYTLPSTIGNKIGLSNLRVYVNGLNLATYAPAMKGIYDPESTNSAGQYYPQARVINTGVTLSF, from the coding sequence ATGCAAAAACAATGTACGCACCAGAAGCTCTTCTTTCTGCGAGAAGATGCCTTCCCAACAAGCACGATCAGGCCCCGGAAGATCGTGTTTTGTTCTCTGTTTCTGTTTAGCCTGTTTTGCTCGATTGGGGCCTTCGCTCAATCGAAAGTAACGGGTAAGGTAATTGACGCACAAGGCTTAGCTCTCCCAGGAGTTAGTATTGTTGTCAAGGGCACAACAACAGGTACAGTATCTTCAGCTACCGGGGACTACACGCTTAATCTACCTAAAGGCAACGAAACGCTGGTCTTTTCTTACATCGGATATGTAAGCCAGGAAATCGCAGCAACTGGTCGCAATTCGATTAACATCACCCTGGCTTCCGACGACAAGATGCTGAACGAAGTTGTTGTGGTGGGGTATGGCGAGCAGAAGAAAGAAACCGTAACAGGAGCCGTAGCCACCGTAAAAGGGACCGACTTGATAAAATCCCCGGCGGTAAACCTGAGTAACTCCATTGCGGGCCGGATGCCGGGCGTTATTGCAACAAACGCCAGCGGTGAACCAGGTTACGATGGAGCAGCTATCCGGATTCGGGGCTCTAACACATTGGGTAATAATGACGCCCTGATCGTTATCGATGGTGTACCAGCCCGGGCTGGGGGTATTGACCGCCTGAATCCGGCTGATATCGAAAGCATGTCAGTTCTGAAAGATGCCTCGGCAGCCATTTATGGATCTCGGGCAGCTAACGGGGTTATTCTTGTAACAACCAAACGGGGTAAAAGCGGTAAGCCAGAGTTGTCATACAGCTTCAACCAGGGCTTTGGTCAGCCAACCGTTATTCCCAAGATGGCATCTGCGGCCGAATATGCCCAGTTGAACAACGAGATTAACCTGTATAACTTACCTGCGCAATATTGGAAAGACGCTAATGCAGCTTTTAATACAACAGGTAGCTATACCCTGCCCGACAAATCAGTAGCTAAAGCTGCTTTTACACCAGACGATATCAAGAAGTTTCAGGATGGTTCGGACCCTTGGGGTCACCCCAATACCGATTGGTTCGGCGCGGCACTGAAAACCTGGTCGCCCCAGGTGCGGCACACGTTGCAATTAGTAGGTGGTTCAGAGAACATCAAGTACCTGACCTCGGTCAACTATCAGAATCAGGATGCTTACTACAAAAATTCGGCTACGGGTTACAAGCAATATGATTTCCGTCTGAATCTGGATGCCAAAATCAGTAAGTATATCAATCTGGTAACGGGCGTAGTGGGTCGTCAGGAAAATCGGTTCTTCCCAACGGTTGGCGCTGGTGATATTTTCCGGATGCTGGCACGGGGATATCCAAACAAGCCTGCTTTCTGGCCAAATGGTTTACCCGCTCCTGATATCGAGAATGGACAACAACCTGTACTCGTTACAACCAGCGCTACGGGTTACGACAGAGATACACGGTATTATTTGCAAAGTAATGCCAGTATTAATATTACTAACCCCTGGGTGCCAGGCTTGAAGTTGACTGGTAGCGTTGCGTTGGATAAATACATTCAGCAAGGCAAACGGTGGCAGACCCCCTGGTTCGTATATAGCTGGGATTATACTTCCTACGATCCAACAACGAAGGAACCTCTGCTTCAGCGCGTACAGAAAGGGCCTGCCCAGTCTACCCTCAATCAGTACACTAATGATCAGTTCAACTCGCTGCTGTCGGGTATTCTGTCCTACGATCATACCTTCGGTGCCAGTCATGCCATCACGTTGCTGGCTGGTATCACGAAGGAGCAATCTAACTCAAATGGCTTTTCTGGCTTCCGCCAATACTTTAACTCGACGGCCATCGATCAGTTGTTTGCTGGTAGCCAAACTCAGCAGATTGCCAATACCACGGCCGCATGGGAACGGGCTCGGATGAGTTATTTTGGCCGGGCTGCGTATAACTACAAAGAAAAATACCTGGCTGAATTCCTGTGGCGCTACGATGGTTCGTATATGTTCCCGGCTGCCAGCCGTTGGGGTTTCTTCCCTGGCGTGACGGCAGGCTGGCGTATTTCAGAAGAGGACTTCTTCAAGAAAGCCCTGCCAGTTGTTAGCTCGTTGAAACTACGGGCATCGTGGGGGCAATTGGGTAACGACCAGGTGTATTTCAACAATACCCTGCGCGAGTACGATTACCTACCAACGTATGCTTACGGCGACGCTGTGAATTCGAACTGGGGTTATGTGATCAACAACCAGGTAGCACAGACACTGTATGAAAATGGTGTCCCTAATACCAAGCTAACCTGGGAAGTTGCCAACAACGCTGACATTGGTCTGGAAGGATCATTGCTGAACGGAAAGGTTTTCTTCGAGTTCGATGTGTTCCAGAACAAACGGTCAAACATCCTATGGCGTCAAAGTGCGTCGATTCCACAAACAACGGGTGCTACCTTACCAGCTACCAACATCGGCCGGGTGACCAATAAAGGTTACGAATTCCGGGTTGGTTACAATGGTCAGGCAGGAGATTTAAAATTCAATGTGAGCGTAAATGGTGGTTATGCCAAGAATACAATTACGTTCTGGGATGAAGTACCTGGTGCACCAGAGTGGCAGCGTTCGACAGGCAAGCCAATTCCAAGCGACGTGAACAACCCAAACAATGCCAATGGTACACTCTTGTATCAATATGACGGCATTTTCTCTACACAAGCAGAGATTGACGCCAACAAGCTGGATTACAGCGGTGTAGGCGCCAGCCTGCTACGCCCCGGCGACATGAAGCTCAAGGATATCGATGGAAATGGTAAAATCGATGCCAATGACCGTGTACGGGCCGACCGTAACAACCAACCCCGTTTTCAGGGTGGTTTGAACGCCAGTGTCCGCTACAAAAACTTCGATCTTAGCATTCTTTTCCAAGGATCAGCCGGTGGCCAAATCTTCCTGCAAACGGAGTCAGGCACCATTGGTAACTTCTTGAAATACAGCTACGATCACCGTTGGACGGTAGACAATCCAAGCACCGTTGACCCTCGTATAGTTGACCGCAGCAATCAGTACTTCTCTAACGGTACCAGCTACTGGCTGAGAAGCACAGACTATATTCGGTTGAAAAACCTGGAGTTGGGCTATACCCTGCCTAGTACTATTGGGAACAAAATTGGTCTCAGCAATCTGCGCGTTTACGTAAACGGCTTGAACCTGGCCACCTACGCGCCAGCCATGAAAGGCATTTACGATCCCGAATCGACTAATAGTGCGGGACAATATTACCCACAAGCACGGGTGATCAACACGGGCGTAACACTCAGTTTCTAA